The Myxococcus virescens sequence CCCGCCGTGCCGCAGGGGCCTGCCTTGACTTCCCCGGAAGCGGGCCCGTTGAATGGGAAGCCATTCTGCCCTGACACGACCCGCGACGTCGGACGAGGGGCTGGAGGATTTCCCGTGAGGCACTCGCTGTGGGGGATATTGCTGGCCGTGCCACTGACCGCGTTTGGCCAGGGCAAGGAAGCGAAGGCCCCGAAGTCCACCGTCGCCGCCGTGAAAACGGCACCGGGGGCACCGGGCGTCAATTGGGAAGGGCAGGTTCTGCGGGCCACGGGAGTGGGTGCTCCCGACCTGAAGGCCTCCAACCCCGGGCAGGCCCGACTGGGCGCCGAGCGGACCGCCAGGCAATCCGCCGTCCAGAACCTCATGGACCAGGCCGGGCGCCTCCACATCAGCGCGGGCCGCACCGTGGCGGACGAGCTGTCCCGCGAGGACGTCCGCAAACGGGTGGAGGCCGCGATGGGCGGTTACAAGGTCGTCGCCCGGCGGTTCTTCTCCGACAGTGGCGTGGAGATTGACGTGGAGGTGCCGCTGTCGGCCCTCACCGCGTCGCTGTTCGCGTCGCCCGCCGCGGACACCGTCATCGCCATCAACGGCGCGGGCGCGAAGAAGTACACAGGTCTGGTGGTGGATGCGCGAGGGCTCGGTGTGCAGCCCGTGCTGGCGCCCCGCCTGCTGGATGACAGCGGCAAGGCGCTGTACGGCGCGGCGGCGCTGGCCAACGAGCGCCGTGCCGCGACCGCCGTGGCCGCGTGGTTCCAGAGCCTGGAAGCGGCGAAGAAGGCCTCGCTGGTGGGGGACAAGCCCCTGGTGGTGAAGGCCAAGGGTTCCAAGGGGTCCGACCTGGTGCTCGCCTCGGAGGATGCGAAGGCGCTCGTCGAGGCCAACACGCGCTTCCTGGCCGAGGGCCGGGTCGTGATCGTCACGCAGTGACTTCGAGGTCCCGGCGAGCTGATGCGGAAGGTTCTGCTGTTGGTGATGGTGTCCACGTTCGCTGGGTGTGCGAAGCGTCAGGAGCCCGAGTCCCTGCTCAAGGCCCGCGAGCTGATGGCGGAAGCCCAGAATCCCAGCGGCAATCTGGCCCTGCTCTGCGAGCCCGTGGACGCGGAGGTATATCTGGATGGTGTCTGGCAGGGGCTCTGCAGCGACTTCTCGGGTTCCCCCAAGGCGCTGCGAGTGGGCAGCGGCCTGCACGAGATTGAAGTGAAGAAGCAGGGGTACTGGCCCTATACGACATACTTCGAGCCCAGCCGGGCCCGCGCGCGGCTGACCATCCAACTCCGCGCCTCTGGGCCGAAGGCCGGTGGTTCGGAGTGACGCCGGGCTGGGTGTAAAGCGAGCGGGCCTCCACGAAAGCCCGTTTCCTGTGCTTTCGTGAAGTGCAATCAGGACATGACGTCGCCGTAGCTGGGACTGAAGAGGAGAGCGCCATCGGACGCCGCAGGAAAGGTCGCTCCACCGCCGCCGTGAAATCCACCGCCGCTGCCGTACCGCCGCCGGCTCGGTCCGCCCCCGTGCTTCACGAGGTGCCGCCGCCGCGTGGCCAGGACAAGGCCGCGGCCGAGCCGGCCCGTGCGCGGGTCGCCGAGCCCGTGGCGGTGGCCGAGAACGCCCTGTCCGAGACGGACGCCCGGCGCATCGACCTGTGGTGGTCGGTGGTGATGGTGGGCTCGCTGGGGCTGGTGTTCGCGCTGCTCTCCGTCTTTGGCGGAGTGGCGGTGCCAGTGCTGCTCGCGCTGTCGGGCGCGTACATCTTCAATCCCATCGTCACCGAGCTGGAGAAGCGGCGGCTGGACCGCACGTGGGGGACGACGCTCGTCTTCGCGGTGGGGACGCTGATGCTGGTCGGCGCCGTGCTGTACCTCATCCCGGTGTTCCGGGAGGAGGCGTCGAAGCTGCCGGACTTCTTCCACCGTGCGAGCACCCAGGTGGTGCCGAAGGTGGAAGGGTTGGTGGGGCATTCGTTGCCAGACCTGGTGCGCCAGCGCACCGCCGAGCTGGGAAAGCAGGCGTCAGAGTTGGTCCAGAGCGCGGGGCCAGCGGCGGCGCGCATCCTGGCGAGCTTCGCGGGCAACACGGCGCGGCTGGTGGTGACGTTGCTGGGCCTGTCGGTGGTGCCGGTGCTGGCCTTCTTCTTCCTACAGGACTACCCCCGGCTGATGGGCATGGTGAAGGACCTGCTGCCCCGGCGCGCAGTGGGGCTGGTGAGCCGGCGCTTCGCGGAGGTGGATGAGGTGCTCTCCGCCTTCGTGCGCGGCCAACTCATCGTCGGCGGCGTGCTGTCGGTCATCTATGCGGCGGGCCTGTCCGCGGCGCGCATCGACATGGCCATCGTCATTGGGGTGATTGCCGGCTTCGGCAACATGGTGCCGTACCTGGGCACGGGCGTGGGCATCGTGCTGTCGCTGGTGGGGCTCATGCTGTCGTGGCAGGGGCCGTGGCAACTGGCGGCGGTGGCGGCCACCTTCGTCATCGGGCAGATGCTGGAGGGCTTCGTCATCACCCCGCGAATCGTGGGGGAGAAGGTCGGGCTGGCGCCGGTGGCGATCATCCTGGCCATCCTCGCCTTCGGTGAGCTGTTCGGCTTCGTGGGCATCCTGCTGGCGGTGCCGGTGGCGGCCATCCTCAAGGTGGTCCTGAGCGTGGTGGTGGAGCGCTACCGCCGGACGCGGCTCTACACGGGGGAGCCCAAGTCGCCGTGACGAAGCTGGAGTCGCTACACAAGGAGATCACCGGCTGCCGGGCCTGCCCCCGGCTGGTGGAGTGGCGGGAGGAGGTGGCGCGAGTGAAGCGCCGCGCCTACCGCGACTGGAATTACTGGGGCCTGCCCGTTCCCGGCTTCGGAGACCCCAAGGCCCGGCTCATCATCGTCGGGCTGGCGCCGGCGGCCCATGGGGCGAACCGGACGGGGCGGATGTTCACCGGGGACCGCTCGGGCGACTTCCTCTATGCCGGGCTGCACCGCGCGGGCTTCGCGAATCAGGCCCTCAGCGAGCACCGGGATGACGGGCTCCGGCTGAAGGACGCCTTCATCGTGTCGGCGGCGCGCTGTGCTCCGCCCGACAACAAGCCCCTCCCAGAGGAGCTGGCCCGCTGCGCGCCGTTCCTGGATCGCGAGCTGGCGCTGCTGCCGGGCCGGGTGATGCTCGCGCTGGGGGCCATCGGCTGGAACGCCGCGCTCGTGGCCCTGGCGCGGCAGGGGATGGAGGTTCCGTCGCCTCGGCCCGCGTTCGGGCATGGGGCGGAGCTGGGCCTGCCGGGCGGCCGGACGCTGCTGGGCTGCTACCACGTCAGCCAGCAGAACACGCAGACGGGGCGGCTGACCCCGGCGATGTTCGACGCCGTCATGTCCCGGGTCCACACGCTGCTGGAAACGGCGGATCCGAAGGCGCGCGGGAAGAGTTGAAGAAGCCTTCTGTGTTTGCTTGACAGTTGGGGGAGCCCGCTGTTATTCCCCGCGCCACCGAAGCGGCTGCAACGGGTCGTTAGCTCAGCGGTAGAGCACTACCTTGACACGGTAGGGGTCAGTGGTTCGATCCCACTACGACCCATCATCAAAGAGTGACTTCAGCGGGCGGCACGGCTTTAAAAGAGCCTGCCGCCCGTTTTTTTTCCGAGGTTCGCATGTCCGACATCATCACGGTGACGCTCCCCGACGGCTCGCAGAAGCAGACGGCCCGGGGGACCACGATCGCGGACTTCGTGCGGGAGAGCATCGGCCCCGGCCTGGCGAAGGCCGCCCTCTTCGCGCGCGTGAATGGCCAGGACATGGACCTGGCCCGCAAGCTGGATGAGGACGTGAAGCTGCAGATCTTCACGCCCAAGAGCCCCGAGTCCCTGGAGTTGATCCGCCACGACGCCGCCCACGTGGTGGCCAGCGCGGTGCAGAAGCTCTTCCCGGGCACGCAGGTGACCATCGGTCCCGCGACGGAGGAGGGCTTCTATTACGACTTCTTCCGCGAGAAGCCCTTCACGCCCGAGGACCTGGAGAAGATCGAGGCCGAGGCGAACGCCGAGCTGAAGCGGGACATGGCCTTCATCCGCACCGAAATCTCCATGGACGAGGCCGTGCGCCTGTTCGAGGAGAAGGGCGAGACGTTCAAGGTGGAGATCGTCAAGGACATCGCGGCCAAGGGCGCCAAGACGCTGACGCTCTACACGCACGGTGACTGGGTGGACTTCTGCCTGGGGCCCCACGCGCCCAGCACGGGGAAGATCGGCATCATCAAGATCCTCTCCTCCAGTGGAGCGTACTGGCGGGGTGACCACCGCAACCCGATGCTCCAGCGCGTCTACGGCACGGCCTTCTTCGACAAGAAGCAGCTGGCGGAGTACCTGACGCGCATCGAGGAGTCGAAGAAGCGCGACCACCGCAAGCTGGGCAAGGAGTTGGATCTCTTCCACTTCCACCCGTACTCGCCGGGCTCCGCCTTCTGGACCCCGAAGGGCACCACGCTCTACACCACGCTGTCGAACTGGATGCGTCAGCTGACGCAGAACGACGGCTACGTGGAGATCAAGACGCCCCTGATGTTCAACAAGGGGCTGTGGGAGACCAGCGGCCATTGGGGCAAGTACAAGGAGAACATGTTCCTCGTGCTCGACAGCGAGTCGGGGGAGCACGACTTCTCGCTCAAGCCGATGAACTGCCCGTCGCACCACCTGTTCTACGGTTTCAAGAAGCACAGCTACCGCGACCTGCCGCTGCGCTACCACACGCAGGACGTGCTGCACCGCAACGAGGCGGCGGGCTCCCTGGGCGGCCTCACGCGCGTGCGCCAGTTCGCGCAGGACGACGCGCACATCTACTGCACGGAGGCGCAGATCACCGACGAGGTGCGGCGCTTCGTGAAGCTCCTGGACCACGTCTACAAGGCGGTGGGCCTCACCTACGCGGTGAAGCTGTCCACGCGGCCCGAGCAGCGCCTGGGTGATGACTCCCTGTGGGATCGCGCCGAGGGCGGCCTCAAGGCCGCGCTGGAGTCGCTGGGCCTCGAGTACGAGCTGGCCCCGGGGGACGGCGCGTTCTACGGCCCGAAGATCGACTTCGCGGTGTCGGACAGCATCGGCCGCCGGTGGCAGCTGGGCACCATGCAGCTGGACTACCTGGCGCCCGAGCGCTTCGACCTGACCTACGTGGGCGAGGACAACGCCGAGCACCGCCCCGTGGTGCTCCACCGCGCCATCTTCGGCTCGTTCGAGCGCTTCACGGCCATCCTCATCGAGCACTTCGCCGGCGCCTTCCCGGCCTGGCTGGCCCCCATCCAGGCGGTGCTGGTGACGGTGGCGGACCGGCAGAACGACTACGCCCGGAAGGTTCGGGACTCCTTGAGGGCGAAGGGCTACCGGGTGGAGTTCGACGAGCGCGGCCTGTCGATGAACGCGAAGATCCGCGAGGCCCAGCTCCAGAAGGTGCCGTTCACCCTGGTGGTGGGCGACAACGAGGTGTCGGGCGAGGGCGTGTCGCCGCGGCGGTACGGCGGCGAGGACCTCAAGACGATGAAGGTGACGGACTTCGAGGCCCTGCTGGCGAAGGAAGCGGCCCTGCCGTGATCGGAAGGTCAGGACGCCTGTCGGCTTGCTGACGGGCCTTGACTCCCTGTTGCACCTAAGTATCTTGACGCACTTTCGAGGGGAGCCTGCCCAAGTTCCCCGATTTTCGAGAGTTCTCGCACCTGCCGCTCAAGTCCAACGGCATGGGGCATGGAAGGATCAGGACGATGCCGAAGTTGAAGACCCGCAGCAGCGCGAAGAAGCGCTTTGACGTGAAGAAGAGCGGCAAGGTCAAGCACGGCAAGGCCTTCGCGAAGCACCTCTTCACGTTCTCGAAGACGCCGAAGTCCAAGCGCAGCAACCGCGGGACCGGCCACCTTCGCGACATGGACGCGAAGAAGGTCATCAAGGAGATGTTCCCCTACGGGGGCTGATTTCGCGGTTCTGAAGTCAGGGACAACGTGGCCTCGTCGGAGCGGCGGTAAGCCTGCGCCGGGGGGCTTCCAAACTACGCAGTCCGAAGTGAGGCAGTCATGCGCGTGAAGAAGGGTGTCAAGGCCCGTCGTCGTCGTAATAGGATTTTGAAGCTGGCCAAGGGTTACCGCGGCCGTCGGAAGAACTGCTACAAGCGCGCCAACGAGGCGGTTGAGCGGGCGCTGGACTACGCCAGCCGCGACCGCATGCAGCGCAAGCGGGACTTCCGTCGCCTGTGGATCGTCCGCATCAACGCGGCCGCCCGCACGGTGGGCCTCTCCTATTCGAAGCTGATCGCGGGCCTCGCGAAGGCGAAGATCGGCCTGGACCGCAAGGTTCTGTCCGACATGGCCATCGCGGATCCGTCGGGTTTTGCGGCCGTCGCCAACATCGCGAAGGCGGCCTGAGACACATCCAGCTCGCAAGGCTGGAGACAGAACGGGTGGGGTGGAGGGCTGACGCTGGCCACCCTGTCCGGATGTTTGAACGGGCTGCCTCTCTGGGGCGGCCCTTTTTTTTGCCTCGGCGCCAAGGGCGCGCGGGGAACTGGAACGGAGGCGGAAGTCCATGCGGGATCGGTTGCTGGCGCTCGCGGAGTCCGCGAGGCGGGAGATTGGCGGCGCGTCGGAGCTGTCCGCGGTGGAAGCACTGCGGGTCCGCTACCTGGGGAAGAAGGGTGAGCTGTCCGGCGTGCTGGGCGGCATGGGCAAGCTGCCCCCGGACGAGCGGCGCTCGCTGGGCGAGGTGGCCAACAGCGTGAAGGCGGAGCTGGAGAAGCTGCTCGCCGAGGCCGTGGAGCGCGCCGAGGCGGCCGCGCTGGAGGCCCAGCTTCAGGGCCCGGGCCTGGACGTGACGCTGCCCGGACGCGGCG is a genomic window containing:
- a CDS encoding PEGA domain-containing protein, whose protein sequence is MRKVLLLVMVSTFAGCAKRQEPESLLKARELMAEAQNPSGNLALLCEPVDAEVYLDGVWQGLCSDFSGSPKALRVGSGLHEIEVKKQGYWPYTTYFEPSRARARLTIQLRASGPKAGGSE
- a CDS encoding AI-2E family transporter, with product MPPPRGQDKAAAEPARARVAEPVAVAENALSETDARRIDLWWSVVMVGSLGLVFALLSVFGGVAVPVLLALSGAYIFNPIVTELEKRRLDRTWGTTLVFAVGTLMLVGAVLYLIPVFREEASKLPDFFHRASTQVVPKVEGLVGHSLPDLVRQRTAELGKQASELVQSAGPAAARILASFAGNTARLVVTLLGLSVVPVLAFFFLQDYPRLMGMVKDLLPRRAVGLVSRRFAEVDEVLSAFVRGQLIVGGVLSVIYAAGLSAARIDMAIVIGVIAGFGNMVPYLGTGVGIVLSLVGLMLSWQGPWQLAAVAATFVIGQMLEGFVITPRIVGEKVGLAPVAIILAILAFGELFGFVGILLAVPVAAILKVVLSVVVERYRRTRLYTGEPKSP
- a CDS encoding uracil-DNA glycosylase; its protein translation is MTKLESLHKEITGCRACPRLVEWREEVARVKRRAYRDWNYWGLPVPGFGDPKARLIIVGLAPAAHGANRTGRMFTGDRSGDFLYAGLHRAGFANQALSEHRDDGLRLKDAFIVSAARCAPPDNKPLPEELARCAPFLDRELALLPGRVMLALGAIGWNAALVALARQGMEVPSPRPAFGHGAELGLPGGRTLLGCYHVSQQNTQTGRLTPAMFDAVMSRVHTLLETADPKARGKS
- the thrS gene encoding threonine--tRNA ligase yields the protein MSDIITVTLPDGSQKQTARGTTIADFVRESIGPGLAKAALFARVNGQDMDLARKLDEDVKLQIFTPKSPESLELIRHDAAHVVASAVQKLFPGTQVTIGPATEEGFYYDFFREKPFTPEDLEKIEAEANAELKRDMAFIRTEISMDEAVRLFEEKGETFKVEIVKDIAAKGAKTLTLYTHGDWVDFCLGPHAPSTGKIGIIKILSSSGAYWRGDHRNPMLQRVYGTAFFDKKQLAEYLTRIEESKKRDHRKLGKELDLFHFHPYSPGSAFWTPKGTTLYTTLSNWMRQLTQNDGYVEIKTPLMFNKGLWETSGHWGKYKENMFLVLDSESGEHDFSLKPMNCPSHHLFYGFKKHSYRDLPLRYHTQDVLHRNEAAGSLGGLTRVRQFAQDDAHIYCTEAQITDEVRRFVKLLDHVYKAVGLTYAVKLSTRPEQRLGDDSLWDRAEGGLKAALESLGLEYELAPGDGAFYGPKIDFAVSDSIGRRWQLGTMQLDYLAPERFDLTYVGEDNAEHRPVVLHRAIFGSFERFTAILIEHFAGAFPAWLAPIQAVLVTVADRQNDYARKVRDSLRAKGYRVEFDERGLSMNAKIREAQLQKVPFTLVVGDNEVSGEGVSPRRYGGEDLKTMKVTDFEALLAKEAALP
- the rpmI gene encoding 50S ribosomal protein L35 translates to MPKLKTRSSAKKRFDVKKSGKVKHGKAFAKHLFTFSKTPKSKRSNRGTGHLRDMDAKKVIKEMFPYGG
- the rplT gene encoding 50S ribosomal protein L20; translated protein: MRVKKGVKARRRRNRILKLAKGYRGRRKNCYKRANEAVERALDYASRDRMQRKRDFRRLWIVRINAAARTVGLSYSKLIAGLAKAKIGLDRKVLSDMAIADPSGFAAVANIAKAA